In the genome of Sulfurimonas autotrophica DSM 16294, the window AACAACATTTTGCAATACACCATCTGTAGGCATACCGCTAGTTGTATCTATAGCCCCGCCTCTGAGGTTAAATATTGCTCCTATTTTTCCACCGTTTATTTTTTCTTCAAGAGGAATAAGTGTACCATCCTGCCTCTCGTATGAAAGTTCATAAAAACCATAAGGATTAGTCCCTTTCTCAATATGTAGAGGATGAAAAGTGTTTCCATCAACAAGATTAAAACCATTTACACTCAAAGTATAACTGCCTGTTCGTGTATTTGAGTTGGAATCTATTTGAATATTAGATTCTAACTGTCCTTGGTTAACTTCAGCACCAATAAGACGTGAGAGACTTTTTTCAATAATATTTCTTTTATCTCGTAAATCATTTGCACTATAACCACCACCGGATTCGGCTGTATCAATTGATATATTTAAATCTGCAAGTTGTTGCGCCAAGCTGTTGACTTCAGTGATATTTGCACTGAGCTGATCATTCACCTGCATTTGTAAATTCAAAACCTGATTTTGTGTTTGTGTAATATGTTCAGTCAGGGTCTCTGTTTGTTTTGCTAAAGCAACTTTTATAGAATCATTGTCAGGATTATCTGCAAAAGTTTGCCACATATTATAGTACTCAGCTAAATCTGCTTTAATTCCGACACCATCTACTTCAGGAAAATACGTTGAAAGTTCTTCAAGTGTTTGCCTCTCAAAATCACTATATTCTTTATCTGAAGAAATGCTGTTATATCTGTCAAACACGAAATTATCAAACACTCTTTTAATATCTTGCACTTCAACACCGTTGCCGACATCTCCAGCACTTGTAATTAAAGGATTTGCAGCTGAAGTCACTACTCTTTGACGTGTGTAGCCTTCATTTTCCGCATTTGCAATATTGTGTCCTGTTGTATTGATCCCGACTTGTGCTGTACTCAATCCGCTATATCCGATACTGAGTGTATTAAAAATAGAAGCCATTTTAAACTCTTACTTCTAAGATAGTCGAGTCTTTTGATGCCACTTTATTGTATCCCTGCATTTCAGTTGGGACGAGTCTTTCTAAAAATGTATTATATAAATTACTGACTACTACCACTAATTTTGCATAATGTTTATTTACTTCTCTAAGTTCTGATAAGTTTATTTTCAATTCATCGAGTAACTGATGCTGTGTTTCATCTAATAATTGAGGAAGTTCAACATCTGGGTGAGATGTCATTAAAGAAGAAATTTCATAATCTATCATGGCTTTTTTAGCTTCAAAACTTTTGAGTTTTTCTTCTTTTATAGAAAGTCTTTCGAATTGATGATCATGTTGAGCTTGTTTAATATCTTCGATATCTGATTTTGTTATTGAAATTAAATCTTTTAAATCTTTTAAAGCATTCTGCAAATGATGACTCAACATGTCATTCTCCTGTTAGTTTATTTCTAAAGTAACTCGTCTGCCATTTTTTCAGATAATGCAGACAAATCTACTTTGTAATTCCCAGAGTCTATTGACTCTTTAAGTTGATCAACTTTACTGCTCTTTTGATCTGTAGCAGTTGCTGAAGCGTTCTCTTTTTTTTGCGTATTTGAAGTTGCATTATTTGCATAAGCACTTCCTATTACTGAATTATTTACGTTTGAAATCATAATTCATCCTTTAGTTTAATTAGTTAGTTTTTATCTCTATAGTTATATCGACAATAATCAGAACTTATTAAGCTAATTTTATGAATTCTTTTGAGATAAATAATCATAAAGCATCTGCGAAAAACCAAAGCTTCCCGCACTCGCTTTAGAAAGCTCATCTCTATACATTGATTTGTATATTTTATCCCCCGGATCATTCTGAGATGAAAACAAATTCTTCTCATCTTTCATTGCATTGTCCATTAACATTTTAACGATAACAGACTCAAATGCATCTGTTTGCTCCCGTAACGCTTTATCTTGAGCATTATTGTCTATCTTTGGTATAGCTTTATTATCACTAAGCATCTGCGTCTGTGCATTGATTGCATTCATTCCATAATTCATTATATTACCTTCAATTCTGCAGAAATACTGCCGGCACTTTTCATAGCTTCAAGTATAGATATAATATCTTTTGGAGAAGCTCCAAGTTTTTGCAATGAACGTACAAGATTTGCTACAGTAGTTGTGCCTTCTTTTGTATAGACTTCATTCTCGTTTAAACCGATAACCAGATTATTATCAACACTCATTGAACCCTCAGGCTTTGAAAGCTTTTTCTGCTCAACAATCTTAATAGTAATATCTCCATGTGTCAAAACAACCGGTTTGAGTTCTATATTTACCCCAGCAACAATAGTTCCTGTTCTTTCGTTTATTATGATTTTATCTTTTGGCTGATAGTTCATATCGATCTCTTGAACCTCTGCTAAAAATTCTATCATCGAACGATTTTGAGGGCGCTTAAGTTTTATACTTCTTGAATCCATTGCCACGGCTACCTGCGTATGATAAAAGTGATTAATTGCTTTTTGAATTCCAACAGCATTTTTAAATCCTGATTCTTTTAGAGAAAGTGTTGCATACTGCTGATGAAACAGATCAATATTGATTTCTCTTTCAATAAAACCGCCATTAAAGACAACTCCTGTTGTCGGGTGAGATTCACTTCCTGCACCTCTTGAATTTAATCCGCCTATACTAAGAGCACCTTGCGCTAAAGCATAGATTTTTCCATCAACTCCTTTTAAAGGTGTCATTAAAAGTGTTCCGCCTTCTAAAGATTTTGCATCACCAATAGAAGAAACCGTAACATCAAACTTATCCCCTTGTCTTGCAAAAGGTTTCATTGTCGCCGTCACAACAACAGCAGCAACATTTTTAGATTTTATATCTATAGGATTCATATCTATATTCATCGCTTTGAGCATATTTGAAATAGACTGCAGTGTAAATTTTGAGGTAGTTCCATCTCCGGTTTTTTTAAGACCGACGACAAGCGAATATCCTATAATCTGATTCTCTCTCACCCCGACAATATTTGATACATCAGATATTTTCGTTGCATTGAGTGTAGAGAAAAAAAGTATAAAAAGTAAAATATATTTCATTGCCATTCCTTACATGTAAGTAAGAATTAGCAAATTTTATTCCATATTTTCACTTATAAGGTATGTTAAAGTAGTATTGCCGAATTTTTTAAATTTTTTTATTCTATATACGCCTAGTTCTTGAGGAATTTCCAAACCGCTCATATGTTCTATAATAATCAACTTTACATTTGATTCGGGTAATGCTTTGATTAGCTGCATTGTTTTTTCATAAATGTCTTCCATCCCTTCTCGAATGCTAAAAGGCGGGTCAATATAAAAGTAGGCATCTTCATTGGATTTTTTCAACCTTGCAAGCACTGCGTTAATATTTGTAAAACTGTCACCTGCAAAGACTTCACATGCATTTGGATCAGTTTGCGCAATATTTTGTTTTAATGTTTTTACTGCGTTCGAGTCTTTTTCCATGAAATATATTTTTTTTGCACCACGACTTAGTGCTTCAAGTCCTATGGAACCGCTGCCTGAAAAAACCTCAACAAAATTTGCATCTACGATATCAAACTGCAATGTATTAAAAAAAGACTCTAATACTATTGACTTTGAACTTCTCGTTGTGGTTTTTGACGGCAATAAAAGTGTTTTTCCTTTATATTTTCCTGCAATAATTTTCTTGGTTAATTGTTTATTTTTCATAAAATGCTTTCACTGCTCTTAATATATTTTCTTGATACTCTTGTGTTAATAATTCAATTCTTTTTTCTAATATTTCAAAGTTCATAGTCTCTTCAACATCTTCTTCTTCAACTATACTTTTTGAGCTTTGAGGATACAGGTCATTATATTTTTTTTCCAATGCTAAAATAAGTTGTGATTTTGAAAAAGGTTTTACCAAATCTGCATTTTCATCACTGGAGATATAAAAACATCTGCTTTCATTCAAGCACTCTTCATCGCGAATAATAATATCACTCTTCTTTGATGAGCTTAAATGTTTTGCTAAAAAAAGCTCCAATGATTTTTGTAAAAGCGGAGATTGGCATTCAACGGCTATTCTCATAAAATTATCCTCTCATATAATACTCAAGTGAGTACTTTAAATCTTCATCTAACTCTTTTAAACTTAACATCCATGCAATATAACTTCTGTCATTTAGAACTATTTCTTCTATGTATTTTCCCTTATATTTCCCAAATGTAAACTTCTCTAAAAGTACATTTTGGAAACTAAGTTCTTTCATCTCTTTAACTGTTGCATACTCCAACAGATATTCAAACAATAATTTTGTCACAAGAACATCACTCAGTGCTTTATCTGTGCATAAAGCATCTTTAATGCCATACTTTTGCTTTATCTCATTTTCTTGCATATAAAGTTTTAGCTCATATCGTAAAAACTCCAAAGAAAACAATTCACACTCTTTTATCAAATGTTTTGTCACTTTTAGAGTATCAATGATATCACCCTGCCAATGTAGACCGGCAGCTGCTAGTTTTTCTAAATCAAATTTTATATTATGTGCTATTAAAGTATTTTTAGGGTTGTTATTTTGTTCTAAAAAATCATGCACTTCACTCTGTATAAAAAGCTTTTTATCCTGAATCATTTCATTTGTTATATGATGAATACTTGAAGCTAAGGGCGGTATTTTTTTCCCTTCATTGAGTAACTCATACATCACTTTATCTTCACTTAACAATGCTATGCCACACATAACATCATCTGCTTCTAAACCGGTTGTTTCAATATCTGTAAATATTAACATTTTGTTATCCGCACTTTTTTGCACTTTATGTTCAGGGCAATAAAAGAAAAATATCCTGCTATTAAAATAAAAATATATAACAGATAAATATTAAACCAGTCAAAAATATTTTCATACGAACTAAACAGCTTCATAATAACTAAAGCTAAAATCATCTGCGCAGCTACAATCCAAATAATGAGCATAAACCATTTACGCCAGACTTTAAGTAAATCACCGTAGCCTATATTTACTATTATTTCTCTTGTCTGCTCTTTTTTGTCTTCTTTGGGACATGTAAGAAGATTAAACTTATAGCTCCCAATACATTTATTGAAAATATACTTTAAACTTCTAAATAAAATGATTAAAAGTGCAAAACTCCATGACAAAACAAACCAAAACTTGAATATTGCAAGAAGTGCCGTACTTATTTCACTGTCCAAAGGTTTCAGCCCTTGATTAATATATATACCCAGAGTAATAACAATTGCCATAAAAAAAGCTAATACGAATGTATAGAATGTTAATTTAACTGCCCATTGCAGCCATATAAAAAAATAAAATCTACTCACTCTTTTGTCCAAAATTATTTAGCATATCATGATAATGTTCAAGTGTCATAAAACTTTTTTCAAATCTGTAGCGAATAACAAATTCAACCACCTTCTCTTTCAATTCATTTTCAACATTTTCAACTCTGCCAAAATAAGCCAAAGAAATATTTTTACTTTTTTGCGTGGCATTTTTATCATAACTTATCGCCAGTATTTGCAGATATCTGCCCTTTTTAATTTCACCAAGATTTCCGTCACTCAATGAAACACCCGAAAGGTTGACAGCTTTAAAATCAAATAAATCTTCAAATTTTTCAACTTTTTTATTTATACCCAGTTCTTTAAATAAATCTTTTAATATTTTTAAGTTTTGTTTTCTTGCAGTTTCATAACTAGAAATTTTATTTGTTAAATTTTTCAATCTGTCCAGTGCTGAACTCATTATATTTTCCTTTA includes:
- a CDS encoding flagellar biosynthesis anti-sigma factor FlgM, producing the protein MISNVNNSVIGSAYANNATSNTQKKENASATATDQKSSKVDQLKESIDSGNYKVDLSALSEKMADELL
- a CDS encoding exonuclease domain-containing protein yields the protein MLIFTDIETTGLEADDVMCGIALLSEDKVMYELLNEGKKIPPLASSIHHITNEMIQDKKLFIQSEVHDFLEQNNNPKNTLIAHNIKFDLEKLAAAGLHWQGDIIDTLKVTKHLIKECELFSLEFLRYELKLYMQENEIKQKYGIKDALCTDKALSDVLVTKLLFEYLLEYATVKEMKELSFQNVLLEKFTFGKYKGKYIEEIVLNDRSYIAWMLSLKELDEDLKYSLEYYMRG
- a CDS encoding flagellar basal body P-ring protein FlgI — its product is MKYILLFILFFSTLNATKISDVSNIVGVRENQIIGYSLVVGLKKTGDGTTSKFTLQSISNMLKAMNIDMNPIDIKSKNVAAVVVTATMKPFARQGDKFDVTVSSIGDAKSLEGGTLLMTPLKGVDGKIYALAQGALSIGGLNSRGAGSESHPTTGVVFNGGFIEREINIDLFHQQYATLSLKESGFKNAVGIQKAINHFYHTQVAVAMDSRSIKLKRPQNRSMIEFLAEVQEIDMNYQPKDKIIINERTGTIVAGVNIELKPVVLTHGDITIKIVEQKKLSKPEGSMSVDNNLVIGLNENEVYTKEGTTTVANLVRSLQKLGASPKDIISILEAMKSAGSISAELKVI
- the flgK gene encoding flagellar hook-associated protein FlgK yields the protein MASIFNTLSIGYSGLSTAQVGINTTGHNIANAENEGYTRQRVVTSAANPLITSAGDVGNGVEVQDIKRVFDNFVFDRYNSISSDKEYSDFERQTLEELSTYFPEVDGVGIKADLAEYYNMWQTFADNPDNDSIKVALAKQTETLTEHITQTQNQVLNLQMQVNDQLSANITEVNSLAQQLADLNISIDTAESGGGYSANDLRDKRNIIEKSLSRLIGAEVNQGQLESNIQIDSNSNTRTGSYTLSVNGFNLVDGNTFHPLHIEKGTNPYGFYELSYERQDGTLIPLEEKINGGKIGAIFNLRGGAIDTTSGMPTDGVLQNVVADFDAFAKGLIESTNNLYAKSARSKMESNNINLNPASSLVSSSLNINPGSFDMIVYDIDGNEVAKRTIDINAATSMSGVSGSNSIQGQIIANKDDNSDANANNDIDDYINFNYTPSATGDTKLELSMDTLAESQGYTFAIVDNLLDGKFASGTNFAGAIGLGSFFEGTNARDIKLNSQYSNNPTGLHAGYSSNAGDNRVALDMVQQQFESYKFKVSNEEYDATTYGMFDITSTFVGISTNSAITRNETVSTQFNATEMEYNSITKVSIDEEMTNLIKYQTSYGAAAKVITTVDQMMQTLLGIKQ
- a CDS encoding rod-binding protein; the protein is MNYGMNAINAQTQMLSDNKAIPKIDNNAQDKALREQTDAFESVIVKMLMDNAMKDEKNLFSSQNDPGDKIYKSMYRDELSKASAGSFGFSQMLYDYLSQKNS
- the rsmD gene encoding 16S rRNA (guanine(966)-N(2))-methyltransferase RsmD; the protein is MKNKQLTKKIIAGKYKGKTLLLPSKTTTRSSKSIVLESFFNTLQFDIVDANFVEVFSGSGSIGLEALSRGAKKIYFMEKDSNAVKTLKQNIAQTDPNACEVFAGDSFTNINAVLARLKKSNEDAYFYIDPPFSIREGMEDIYEKTMQLIKALPESNVKLIIIEHMSGLEIPQELGVYRIKKFKKFGNTTLTYLISENME